The following coding sequences lie in one Cercospora beticola chromosome 9, complete sequence genomic window:
- a CDS encoding uncharacterized protein (MEROPS:MER0002635), producing the protein MDLLRRLGAAIDQDYIPWKTLIITFSVAEYALESYLTYRQYQILKSQRIPAQLKNEIDQKTHDKSQAYGRAKAQFGVVNGAFNQLKNLALITYDFYPAWWAVSGLLVNRFFPARFGGEITRSLVFAFSYSWVETIIGLPFSWYHHFVLEEKFGFNKQTVGLWITDMIKGQALSLAFGIPIGAAFFKIIQKTGDNFFLYIWVFMLLVQLLAITIYPSVIVPLFNKLTPLPAGDLKDRVEALAAKLKFPLGKLQVIDGSKRSSHSNAYFTGLPGLQKQIVLYDTLIEKSTTPEIEAVLAHELGHWKMGHTAKLLGISSFHLFYIFALFSVFIKNNSLYRAFGFETERPILIGFLLFNEVLSPTDSLVKFGMNALTRKFEFEADAFSFELGYASELAAALIKLQKQNLSSMDADWMYSAFHYSHPILTERLKAIGWTSEKRISSEDVKIGGKDAAEEATKNANGEKKEL; encoded by the exons ATggacctcctccgccgcctcggcGCCGCTATCGATCAAGACTACATCCCCTGGAAAACGCTCATCATCACCTTCTCCGTCGCCGAATACGCCCTCGAATCCTACCTCACTTACCGCCAATACCAAATCCTCAAATCACAGCGCATCCCCGCCCAGCTCAAAAACGAAATCGATCAGAAAACCCACGACAAATCCCAAGCCTACGGCCGTGCCAAAGCCCAATTCGGAGTCGTTAATGGCGCCTTCAACCAGCTTAAGAACCTCGCTCTCATCACGTACGATTTCTATCCTGCCTGGTGGGCTGTCAGTGGATTGTTGGTGAATCGATTCTTCCCGGCGAGGTTTGGAGGAGAGATTACGAGGTCCTTGGTTTTCGCTTTCTCCTACTCGTGGGTTGAGACGATCATTGGACTGCCATTCAGCTGGTATCATCACTTTGTGCTGGAGGAGAAATTCGGGTTCAATAAGCAGACTGTGGGATTATGGATCACGGATATGATCAAGGGGCAGGCACTGAGTCTGGCCTTCGGAATACCGATCGGTGCTGCGTTCTTCAAGATTATTCAGAAGACGGGAGACAAC TTCTTCCTCTACATCTGGGTCTTCATGCTCCTGGTCCAACTCCTGGCAATTACGATCTACCCCAGCGTAATCGTCCCGCTCTTCAACAAGCTCACCCCTCTCCCCGCCGGTGACCTCAAAGACCGCGTCGAAGCCCTCGCAGCGAAGCTCAAATTCCCCCTCGGCAAACTCCAAGTCATCGATGGCTCGAAGCGAAGCAGCCACAGCAATGCCTACTTCACTGGTCTTCCTGGTCTTCAAAAGCAGATTGTCCTCTACGATACTTTGATTGAAAAGAGCACGACACCAGAAATTGAGGCTGTTTTGGCGCATGAGCTCGGACACTGGAAGATGGGTCACACTGCGAAGCTGTTGGGAATCAGCTCGTTCCATTTATTCTACATTTTCGCGCTCTTTAGCGTGTTCATCAAGAACAATAGTCTATACAGGGCATTTGGCTTTGAGACGGAGAGGCCGATTCTCATCGGGTTCCTGCTCTTTAACGAAGTTCTGAGCCCGACGGATTCGCTGGTCAAGTTCGGCATGAACGCACTGACGAGAAAGTTCGAGTTCGAGGCTG ATGCTTTCTCCTTTGAGCTTGGCTATGCAAGTGAACTCGCAGCAGCTTTGATCAAGCTGCAAAAGCAGAATTTGAGCTCTATGGATGCTGACTGGATGTATTCCGCTTTCCATTACTCACATCCAATCCTGACTGAGCGATTGAAGGCTATCGGTTGGACGAGTGAGAAGAGGATCTCGTCCGAGGATGTGAAGATTGGCGGAAAGGATGCTGCTGAGGAGGCGACTAAGAACGCAAACGGCGAGAAAAAGGAATTGTAG